From Oreochromis niloticus isolate F11D_XX linkage group LG14, O_niloticus_UMD_NMBU, whole genome shotgun sequence, one genomic window encodes:
- the LOC109205079 gene encoding cytochrome P450 2G1: MEFSATVILAGLILALLWLFSVKRRKYRLPPGPAPLPLLGNLPQIDKNAPFKSILKFSENYGPVMTLYMGWQRTVVLVGYDAVKEALVDQADDFTGRMPIPFLLKATKGYGLTISNGERWRQLRRFTLTTLRDFGMGRKGMEEWIQEVSEHLRAHIRTFKGKPFDPQFFLSSTVSNVICCLVFGERFSFQDKQFLHLLTIMSKIAWFNSSPLGQMHNIFPWLMEHLPGYHQTIFGDVEEARDFIERKIQEHKETLDPSSPRDYIDCFLIRVNQEKNNPSSEFNYDNLVSTVLNLFFAGTETTSSTLRYALTVLVKYPKIQEKMQQEIDTVIGKDRCPRMDDRKSLPFSDAVIHEVQRFLDIVPFSVPHYALNDISFKGYTIPKDTVIIPLLHSVLKEEKQWATPRFFNPQHFLDHNGNFKKNPAFMPFAAGKRACVGESLARMELFIFLVSLLQDFSFSCEGGPDSVDLEPEYSSFANLPRTYQLIATAR; the protein is encoded by the exons ATGGAGTTTTCTGCCACAGTGATCTTGGCAGGGCTAATCTTAGCTCTGCTGTGGCTGTTTAGTGTAAAAAGAAGGAAGTATCGCCTGCCTCCAGGACCTGCTCCACTTCCTCTTCTAGGAAACCTGCCACAAATAGACAAAAATGCACCTTTTAAAAGCATTCTTAAG ttCAGTGAAAACTATGGTCCTGTGATGACACTGTACATGGGCTGGCAGCGGACAGTGGTTCTGGTGGGGTATGATGCTGTGAAAGAAGCCTTGGTGGATCAGGCAGATGACTTCACAGGCAGAATGCCCATACCATTCCTGTTAAAAGCTACCAAGGGCTATG GTTTAACAATCAGTAATGGGGAGCGCTGGCGCCAGCTGCGACGCTTCACACTCACGACCCTGAGAGACTTTGGGATGGGACGCAAGGGGATGGAAGAATGGATCCAAGAAGTCAGCGAACACTTGAGGGCTCACATACGTACATTTAAAG GTAAACCATTTGACCCCCAGTTTTTCTTAAGCAGCACTGTTTCTAATGTGATCTGCTGCCTGGTTTTTGGGGAACGTTTCAGTTTTCAAGACAAGCAGTTCCTGCACCTTCTGACCATCATGTCTAAGATCGCATGGTTCAACAGTAGTCCTCTTGGTCAG ATGCACAACATCTTTCCCTGGCTCATGGAGCATCTTCCTGGCTACCACCAAACTATTTTTGGGGATGTAGAGGAGGCCAGAGATTTTATCGAGAGGAAAATCCAAGAGCACAAAGAGACACTGGACCCCAGCTCCCCCAGAGACTACATTGACTGCTTTCTCATCAGAGTTAATCAG GAAAAGAACAATCCCTCAAGTGAGTTCAACTACGACAACTTGGTTTCTACTGTACTGAACCTGTTTTTTGCTGGAACAGAGACCACCAGCTCCACCCTGAGATATGCTCTCACTGTGCTGGTTAAATACCCCAAAATACAGG AGAAAATGCAGCAAGAGATTGACACTGTAATTGGAAAAGATCGTTGTCCCAGGATGGACGACAGGAAGTCCCTCCCATTTTCAGATGCTGTCATCCATGAGGTGCAGCGTTTTCTTGACATTGTCCCCTTCAGTGTACCTCACTACGCACTGAATGACATATCCTTCAAGGGTTATACAATCCCAAAG GACACTGTAATTATTCCTCTCTTGCACtctgtgctgaaagaggaaaagcaaTGGGCCACTCCCAGGTTCTTCAATCCCCAGCACTTCCTGGACCATAACGGCAACTTCAAGAAAAATCCTGCATTCATGCCATTTGCTGCAG GGAAGAGAGCGTGTGTTGGCGAGTCTCTTGCTCGTATGGAGCTTTTTATCTTCTTAGTCTCACTGCTGCAGGATTTCAGCTTTTCCTGTGAAGGAGGCCCTGACAGTGTAGACCTCGAGCCAGAGTACAGCAGCTTTGCCAATTTACCTCGAACTTATCAACTCATAGCCACAGCACGTTAA